The following proteins come from a genomic window of Corallococcus sp. NCRR:
- a CDS encoding cell wall anchor protein, which translates to MTPFRSLWLAAALLMAACGTTEFAQPDDVQDATTAQGLSTLSVRGTTSASGLATTTLSIPTPVGTAAGDVLVMQLSNREAVTAIATPPAGWTLLRSEQSASAIKSWLFLRVASAAEPSSHTFTLDLASSMAATLVAVSGADPLQPIDVHVGQKNGNSASLALPVATTSSANGLAVWFSAQVWGGAACPAAHTPPTGFTEQLDTCLVSSSLGVLHSAATSELGAAGAQPAFTGSSTLPNTNITHAVVLRPLQPPATGEITLVGTTHASGKTVTSLTLSTPTGVAAGNVLLAHLANRNQIGAELTPPAGWTLVRTDMSTWSIRGWVFVRVATASEPASHTFQSSIASYLVGNLVAYAGVNPSNPIDTHAGKSNSGSTAFTTPQLSTSTAGGAAVWFGAQAWTGAACPTPAIEPPVGFAETYDTCLVSSSQGLVFNAAFMPLSGAGLQGPFNGSSTFAETNVAQVVALRRAEVAPSSGVALRGSSRHSGLSIASLSIPKPSGTAANDALIARVTVRNNISATVTPPAGWTFLRSEQSAWAIRTWIFYRVAGASEPASYAFGLDATTHMAGSVEAFSGVDPIQPIDVHAGQKNGDSASFTVPDVVTGSAGGLAVWYGSQVWPDATCPATGIEPPLGFTEAFDACLGHTNGLLFNAAYRSLTAPGLQTGLSGSSAFVQTNTAHVIVLRAANAPSCMVGNTYASTFTLQGTVTAPEIVEPSGLAASRVVGNALYVHNEDTTAIVAINTLNASTIGTFNVTNVTPADWEDLATGPCPSGSCIFIGDIGKSSANFPPGGSPTSFTIYRVPEPDLANGQTSGGLVAEALPFVYPDGAKDAESLMVHPTTGDIYVVTKNGGTGQSGVYKFPQPLTPGAQATLIHVHTIQLPLNGDANFSAATAAAIHPCADRFLLRTYRTVYEFRATPGLGFESAVFATPVALTDTSEGQGEAIEYEANGASYFTMSESPSPFRLKRVPLR; encoded by the coding sequence ATGACCCCATTCCGAAGTCTGTGGCTCGCGGCCGCCCTACTGATGGCCGCCTGTGGAACGACTGAATTCGCGCAACCCGACGACGTACAGGATGCGACGACGGCCCAGGGCCTCTCCACGCTCTCCGTGCGAGGAACCACCAGCGCGAGCGGCCTGGCCACCACCACCCTCTCCATCCCCACCCCCGTCGGTACGGCCGCCGGAGATGTGCTGGTGATGCAGCTGAGCAATCGCGAGGCCGTCACCGCCATCGCCACCCCACCCGCTGGCTGGACGCTACTGCGCTCCGAGCAGAGCGCCTCGGCCATCAAGTCCTGGCTCTTCCTCCGCGTGGCCAGCGCGGCCGAGCCGAGCAGTCACACCTTCACCCTCGACCTCGCCAGCTCCATGGCGGCCACCCTGGTCGCGGTGTCTGGCGCGGATCCGCTCCAGCCAATCGACGTGCACGTGGGCCAGAAGAATGGCAACAGCGCGAGCCTCGCGCTGCCCGTCGCCACCACGTCGTCCGCGAACGGCCTCGCAGTGTGGTTCTCGGCCCAGGTCTGGGGAGGCGCCGCGTGCCCCGCGGCCCACACCCCTCCGACGGGCTTCACCGAGCAGCTCGACACCTGCCTCGTCTCGTCGTCGCTCGGCGTGCTGCACAGCGCCGCCACCTCGGAGCTCGGGGCCGCGGGTGCCCAGCCCGCCTTCACCGGCAGCTCCACGCTCCCCAACACCAACATCACGCACGCGGTGGTGCTGCGTCCCCTCCAGCCGCCGGCCACCGGGGAGATCACCCTCGTCGGCACCACGCACGCGAGCGGCAAGACGGTCACCAGCCTGACCCTCTCGACCCCTACGGGCGTCGCCGCCGGTAACGTGCTGCTGGCGCACCTTGCGAACCGGAACCAGATCGGCGCCGAGCTCACCCCTCCCGCGGGTTGGACGCTGGTGCGCACCGACATGAGCACCTGGAGCATCCGCGGCTGGGTCTTCGTCCGCGTCGCCACCGCCAGCGAGCCCGCGAGCCACACGTTCCAGAGTTCCATCGCGAGCTACCTCGTCGGCAACCTCGTGGCGTATGCCGGCGTCAATCCGTCCAACCCGATCGACACGCACGCTGGCAAGAGCAACAGCGGCTCGACGGCCTTCACGACGCCACAGCTGAGCACCTCGACCGCGGGCGGGGCTGCCGTCTGGTTCGGCGCGCAGGCGTGGACCGGCGCCGCGTGTCCGACCCCGGCGATCGAGCCCCCCGTGGGCTTCGCCGAGACCTACGACACCTGCCTGGTGTCCTCGTCCCAGGGCCTCGTCTTCAACGCCGCCTTCATGCCCCTCTCCGGTGCCGGCCTCCAGGGACCGTTCAACGGGAGCTCGACGTTCGCCGAGACCAACGTCGCGCAGGTCGTCGCCCTTCGCCGCGCCGAGGTCGCACCGTCCTCGGGGGTCGCGTTGCGTGGGAGCTCGCGCCACAGCGGCCTGTCGATCGCTTCGCTGTCGATCCCCAAGCCGTCGGGGACCGCGGCCAACGACGCGCTCATCGCGCGGGTGACCGTGCGCAACAACATCTCCGCGACCGTCACGCCGCCCGCCGGCTGGACGTTCCTGCGCTCGGAGCAGAGCGCCTGGGCCATCCGCACCTGGATCTTCTACCGCGTCGCGGGCGCCTCCGAGCCCGCGAGCTACGCGTTCGGACTGGACGCGACCACCCACATGGCGGGGAGCGTGGAGGCCTTCAGCGGCGTCGATCCGATCCAGCCAATCGACGTGCACGCAGGCCAGAAGAACGGCGACTCCGCGTCGTTCACCGTGCCCGACGTAGTGACTGGCAGCGCGGGTGGCCTCGCCGTCTGGTACGGCTCACAGGTCTGGCCGGACGCCACCTGCCCTGCCACTGGCATCGAGCCGCCGCTCGGCTTCACCGAGGCCTTCGACGCGTGCCTGGGTCACACCAATGGACTGCTCTTCAATGCGGCCTACCGGTCGCTCACCGCGCCGGGCCTCCAGACGGGCCTCTCCGGCAGCTCCGCGTTCGTGCAGACCAACACCGCGCACGTGATCGTCCTGCGCGCCGCCAACGCCCCCAGTTGCATGGTCGGAAACACGTACGCGAGCACCTTCACGCTCCAGGGCACCGTGACCGCGCCGGAAATCGTGGAGCCCTCGGGCCTGGCCGCGAGCCGCGTGGTCGGCAACGCGCTCTACGTGCACAACGAGGACACCACCGCGATCGTCGCGATCAACACCCTCAACGCGAGCACGATCGGCACGTTCAACGTCACCAACGTGACGCCGGCCGACTGGGAGGACCTCGCAACCGGGCCCTGCCCGAGCGGCTCGTGCATCTTCATCGGTGACATCGGGAAGTCGAGCGCCAACTTCCCTCCGGGTGGCAGCCCCACGTCGTTCACGATCTACCGCGTGCCCGAGCCGGATCTCGCCAACGGCCAGACCTCGGGGGGGCTCGTCGCCGAGGCCTTGCCGTTCGTCTATCCGGACGGCGCGAAGGACGCGGAGTCGCTGATGGTGCACCCCACCACCGGGGACATCTACGTCGTCACCAAGAACGGGGGCACGGGGCAGAGCGGCGTGTACAAGTTCCCCCAGCCGCTGACGCCGGGCGCGCAGGCCACGCTGATCCACGTCCACACGATCCAACTGCCGCTGAACGGAGACGCCAACTTCTCGGCCGCGACCGCGGCGGCGATCCACCCATGCGCGGATCGCTTCCTCCTTCGCACCTACCGCACTGTCTACGAGTTCCGTGCGACGCCGGGGCTTGGCTTCGAGTCGGCCGTCTTCGCGACGCCCGTCGCGCTGACTGACACCTCCGAGGGCCAGGGGGAGGCGATCGAGTACGAGGCCAACGGCGCGAGCTACTTCACGATGAGCGAGAGCCCCTCGCCCTTCAGGCTCAAGCGCGTGCCCCTGCGGTAG
- a CDS encoding ABC-three component system protein, with translation MASNTFSAADSALGYLYQVRVALLWSLSRIKKDVEFVVSLETLDDVTFDSKGGRPEELLQTKHHRTREASLSDMSGDLWKSLRVWFEGHAKGQIPTGTSLYLLTTASAPSGSAASFLRREGRDVVRAQGLLESVPSSSVSQANAPAYSAFLAVSSASRRAILERVVVLDRAPSVLTIDDDLKAEVFWTTEPKHHDAFLQRLEGWWLRRVIKQLSASPQPAGILSAEIEAEMSELREQFKQDNLPIDDDLLEFALDDATYDAHADYQFVHQLKLITVSKNRVGAAIRDFYRAYRQRSRWLREELLLVGDLSRYERKLVEEWELAFEAAKDETEATAAEAAKCKAAKSVLKWAEQATIPIRPGVTEPFVVRGSFHMLADENPPRVGWHPDFHDRLAELLNPASSVLSKGVTGGGTE, from the coding sequence ATGGCGAGCAACACGTTCTCTGCTGCCGATTCAGCGCTCGGGTATCTCTACCAAGTTCGTGTCGCGCTCCTCTGGTCGTTGTCACGGATCAAGAAAGATGTCGAATTCGTTGTGTCGCTCGAGACGCTCGACGACGTCACCTTCGACTCGAAGGGAGGCCGTCCCGAGGAGCTTCTGCAGACGAAGCATCACCGCACTCGCGAGGCGTCGCTCTCGGACATGAGCGGCGACTTGTGGAAGTCGCTTCGCGTCTGGTTTGAGGGACATGCGAAGGGGCAGATCCCGACGGGAACCAGCCTCTATCTGCTCACGACCGCTAGCGCTCCATCAGGCAGCGCAGCCTCGTTCCTTCGCCGCGAAGGCCGTGATGTTGTGCGGGCACAAGGTCTCCTCGAATCTGTGCCTTCTAGCTCGGTCAGCCAGGCAAACGCACCTGCGTACTCGGCATTCCTTGCCGTGTCGTCCGCTTCGCGCCGCGCGATCCTTGAGAGGGTTGTTGTGCTCGACCGAGCGCCAAGCGTCCTCACAATCGACGACGACCTCAAAGCCGAGGTCTTCTGGACGACTGAGCCAAAGCACCACGACGCGTTCTTGCAGCGCCTAGAAGGGTGGTGGCTTCGCCGTGTCATCAAGCAGCTCTCCGCAAGTCCACAGCCTGCCGGAATCCTTAGTGCGGAAATCGAAGCGGAGATGTCGGAACTCCGCGAGCAATTCAAGCAAGACAATCTCCCAATCGATGATGATCTTCTTGAGTTTGCCCTCGACGACGCGACGTACGACGCACACGCCGACTATCAGTTCGTCCATCAGCTCAAACTCATCACTGTCAGCAAGAATCGTGTCGGAGCCGCCATCCGTGATTTCTACCGAGCGTACAGACAGCGCTCTCGTTGGCTTCGTGAGGAACTGCTGCTCGTTGGCGATCTGTCCCGGTATGAGCGAAAGCTTGTCGAGGAGTGGGAACTCGCATTCGAAGCGGCCAAGGACGAAACCGAAGCGACCGCAGCCGAGGCAGCGAAGTGCAAGGCGGCGAAGTCTGTCCTCAAGTGGGCCGAGCAGGCTACAATCCCAATTCGCCCGGGAGTCACAGAGCCATTCGTGGTCCGAGGGTCGTTCCACATGCTTGCGGACGAGAATCCGCCACGTGTCGGGTGGCATCCCGACTTCCATGATCGGCTCGCCGAACTCCTGAACCCGGCCAGCAGTGTCCTCTCGAAGGGCGTGACCGGAGGCGGCACTGAATGA
- a CDS encoding DUF3732 domain-containing protein, with translation MSVQILDIVLYSHDGKRRVLPLKVGKVNIITGASQTGKSALSDIIDYCFGSGDCHVAHGPLRLCVAWYGLRLQLASGQAFVARRCPPLRAQTSDEFFIATGRTVELPDANDLRQTTNLKGATTTLTSWVGIRDNAHEPPPGQKRSALSATVRHALALCLQQQDEITSKKYLFHGANDHWVAQALKDSLPYFLGAVDDDHVRRQGELRRLREQLRAVERRLAEIASLRGDGATKADALLAQARDAGLSQEVTSTREAAVNALRAVLKTPLASVDVKLADGSEFSRLSTERAELLQTQRHIRSDIDAARAFSKDEKGFSHEAEEQKARLATIGIFEGIEPGQTCPLCAQDLPKERAPPQIAALRGALTDVARRTESVARIEPHIENAISELEGRLQQVQQSLTRNRTQMEAVRTANAALSEAHADSARKAHVLGRISLYLESMPDVPDTKDLEGQAESLRAQYKRLEEELSDERVQEQLVSITSRLSEKLTEWARTLGLEHSASPMRLDLKKLTLVADTLDGAVPMSHIGSAENGVGFHLIAHLALHQWFVQRSRPVPNFIFFDQPSQVYFPADKDVDGSMGLVPDDDRHRVLQMFRLIFDAVEAVAPGLQVILIEHADLNEDWYRDSIVERWRGGKKLVPEDWTRAAEGGAD, from the coding sequence ATGAGCGTGCAGATCCTCGACATTGTCCTCTACAGCCACGACGGCAAGCGCCGCGTACTCCCCTTGAAGGTCGGAAAGGTCAACATCATCACTGGGGCGTCGCAGACAGGAAAGTCCGCGCTCAGCGACATTATCGACTACTGCTTTGGTAGCGGCGATTGCCATGTAGCGCACGGCCCCTTACGTCTGTGCGTGGCATGGTACGGGCTCCGACTCCAGCTTGCGTCTGGGCAGGCCTTCGTCGCACGTCGCTGCCCTCCACTAAGAGCCCAAACCAGCGATGAGTTCTTCATCGCGACGGGCCGCACCGTAGAACTGCCGGACGCCAATGACCTACGGCAGACGACCAACCTGAAAGGCGCTACGACAACCCTGACCTCGTGGGTTGGTATCCGCGACAACGCCCACGAGCCGCCTCCGGGGCAGAAGCGCTCGGCTCTATCGGCGACCGTTCGGCACGCGTTGGCGCTGTGTCTCCAGCAGCAGGACGAGATCACGAGCAAGAAGTATCTCTTCCACGGGGCGAACGACCACTGGGTCGCGCAGGCGTTGAAGGACTCGCTCCCGTACTTCCTCGGTGCGGTCGATGACGACCACGTACGGAGGCAAGGCGAACTTCGCCGGCTTCGTGAACAGCTTCGTGCAGTCGAGCGGCGGCTCGCGGAGATTGCGTCCTTGCGAGGTGATGGCGCGACGAAGGCAGACGCGCTGCTCGCACAAGCTCGCGACGCTGGACTCTCCCAGGAGGTGACATCGACGAGGGAGGCCGCGGTGAACGCGCTGCGCGCCGTGCTCAAGACGCCGCTCGCGAGTGTCGACGTCAAGCTTGCCGATGGTTCGGAGTTCTCGCGGCTCTCGACCGAGCGCGCGGAACTGCTGCAGACCCAGCGTCACATCCGCTCTGACATTGATGCCGCACGCGCCTTCTCCAAGGACGAAAAGGGATTTTCCCACGAAGCGGAGGAGCAGAAGGCGCGACTCGCAACCATTGGCATTTTCGAGGGCATCGAGCCGGGGCAAACGTGCCCGCTCTGCGCGCAGGATCTTCCGAAGGAACGCGCCCCTCCGCAGATAGCTGCGTTGCGGGGGGCACTGACCGACGTGGCGAGACGGACGGAGTCGGTCGCGCGCATCGAGCCTCACATCGAGAATGCCATAAGCGAGCTTGAAGGGCGCCTTCAGCAAGTGCAGCAGTCCCTCACGAGGAACCGCACGCAAATGGAGGCGGTCCGCACGGCCAACGCCGCTCTGTCCGAAGCGCATGCGGACTCGGCCCGGAAAGCTCACGTCCTTGGGAGGATCAGTCTGTATCTTGAGAGCATGCCCGATGTGCCCGATACGAAGGACCTCGAAGGGCAGGCCGAATCGCTCCGCGCCCAATACAAGCGGCTGGAGGAGGAGTTGAGCGACGAGCGTGTTCAGGAGCAGCTTGTTTCGATTACGTCACGGCTTTCGGAGAAACTGACGGAGTGGGCGCGGACTCTTGGCTTGGAGCACTCGGCATCACCGATGCGCCTTGACCTGAAGAAGCTTACGCTGGTCGCCGACACGCTCGACGGTGCGGTACCGATGAGCCACATCGGCAGCGCCGAGAACGGCGTCGGCTTTCACCTCATCGCGCACTTGGCCCTGCATCAGTGGTTCGTACAGCGGTCGCGTCCGGTTCCTAACTTCATCTTCTTCGACCAGCCATCGCAGGTTTACTTCCCGGCCGACAAGGACGTCGACGGTTCGATGGGCCTCGTGCCCGACGACGATCGGCACCGCGTGCTGCAGATGTTCCGACTGATCTTCGACGCGGTCGAAGCCGTTGCGCCGGGCCTGCAAGTGATTCTCATTGAGCACGCTGACCTGAACGAGGACTGGTACCGCGACTCCATCGTGGAGCGGTGGCGCGGCGGGAAGAAGCTTGTGCCCGAAGACTGGACGCGCGCGGCCGAGGGGGGCGCTGATTAG
- a CDS encoding three component ABC system middle component codes for MISWRERSIEERNLLNPGFCATLLWHAARGYASDRSMPMAIELSFLVLPFVLHRETRESLPANIRTSLPIWLSEHPIIRTRLGERAATLRSFTKEALVFGGSHGLLSLAQNGVRANVEMKRRVTAALKSTSDEVRECANRAEFLGRWLEKAGGTETVLVLLGVRP; via the coding sequence ATGATCTCCTGGCGCGAACGCTCGATTGAGGAACGGAACCTGCTCAATCCCGGGTTTTGCGCCACGTTGCTGTGGCACGCCGCAAGGGGGTATGCATCGGACCGGAGCATGCCGATGGCGATTGAGTTGTCGTTCCTCGTGCTGCCGTTCGTGCTTCATCGTGAGACACGAGAAAGCCTGCCCGCCAACATCAGGACGTCGCTTCCAATCTGGCTTTCGGAGCATCCGATCATCCGAACGCGCCTGGGAGAAAGGGCCGCGACGCTGCGCTCCTTCACGAAGGAGGCGCTGGTTTTCGGCGGCTCGCACGGCCTACTTTCACTGGCGCAGAACGGTGTTCGCGCGAACGTGGAAATGAAGAGGCGCGTGACCGCTGCGCTCAAGTCGACTAGCGATGAAGTTCGCGAATGCGCCAATCGCGCTGAGTTCCTTGGGAGATGGCTTGAGAAGGCTGGCGGCACCGAAACAGTGCTGGTGCTACTGGGGGTTCGTCCATGA